In one window of Thalassotalea agarivorans DNA:
- a CDS encoding PAS domain-containing hybrid sensor histidine kinase/response regulator, producing MGWLSVNAWLISALAIGYLALLFVVAFYGQKMTDKDWQKRPWLYSLALGASCTSWAFYGMVGQVAESGAILAPVYVGTILLFVLMWPILLKIIRIAKQQNLTSIADFIACRYDRSTKLAALVTLLALIATIPYIALQLRAISTSFDLLTGSYRTGLSTTFVVTIVLILFSVLVGTRQIEISKQNNGLMLAVAFASIIKLVALSAVGIFVTFYLYDGFGALLSQREHVIPTSQSGLNYLVFAQAILGILMILVSPQQFHLMVIENHSENELKKARWQYPLYLIAMNIFVLPIAIAGLLTFVGGSVDADTFVLSLPLFYQQAWLAVIVFIGGLAAATSMVIVATIVLSSMLTTEVITPALLKINSSAGNKTDHYSTFLLYLRRITIAVILLLAFIFELLIGQKSHLAAIGLLSFVLLAQFAPAVLAALFWRKATTKGAYTGIIVGSVVWFYTLLLPAIMPSLPWLETGPFNIAWLKPTELFGTATLDITSHGLFWSLAANLSCFLIISAFTQRSIGEKLQAQVFIDKEAHTQTAHLSIADLYKLLYRFTNKQTAEQFLLVSNSHEKDKTVANEQQLIMCENLLSGVLGSASTRMVINAASARQQVQLEDVASIVDEASQVLQFNRELLQAGVENIEQGISVVDADMNLVAWNKRYIELLEYPGELVQAGVPIAKLLAYNVERGIIQGDNTQALIDKRIAHMQSGHSHHLQRKLPNGLVIEIRGQAMPGGGFVSTFTDITAHIEAEQALQLANENLEKRVQLRTQELQTAKAQAEAANKSKTRFLAAASHDLMQPFNALALFTDMLKQKATDKSLSQLADNIENSLHVVEDLLSDLVEISRLDSNSDKIKTHAFALADILQPLTKEFEALSTKYNVSFNSVNSSKWTDTDPRLLRRVIQNFLSNAFHYCEQGKVVLGVRHQADKLCIEVWDNGPGIADDKINAIFKEFERLEHTREIPGLGLGLAISERIAKLLKLKINVRSTVGQGTCFSISVPMIQPVKQPIQQAEKLDADKSAELSSKHILLIDNDELMLTALSQQLRDWGCEVVAIKTREAALTYAQTATQQPDLIIGDYHLDNDDNGVDLVSELLATYQWLSPCVICSADPSEAVRSHTSGAQFQFARKPLKAIALKRILKQLAR from the coding sequence TTGGGTTGGCTATCTGTTAACGCTTGGCTAATTTCAGCATTAGCTATTGGTTATCTAGCATTGTTGTTTGTTGTCGCCTTTTACGGGCAAAAAATGACAGACAAAGATTGGCAAAAAAGGCCTTGGTTATATAGTTTAGCGCTCGGTGCTAGTTGTACTTCGTGGGCGTTTTACGGCATGGTTGGGCAAGTCGCTGAAAGTGGCGCGATTCTGGCGCCTGTTTATGTCGGCACCATATTACTGTTTGTTTTGATGTGGCCGATTTTGCTCAAAATTATTCGCATTGCCAAACAACAAAACCTAACATCAATTGCCGATTTCATTGCCTGTCGTTACGACCGTTCGACTAAGCTCGCCGCCTTAGTAACCTTGCTAGCATTAATAGCCACCATTCCCTACATCGCGCTGCAACTTCGGGCAATATCAACTAGCTTCGACTTATTAACAGGGAGTTATCGAACAGGTTTAAGTACTACCTTTGTTGTTACCATCGTATTAATTCTATTTAGTGTCTTGGTAGGTACAAGACAAATCGAAATAAGTAAGCAAAACAATGGTCTAATGCTAGCTGTTGCGTTTGCATCAATCATTAAATTAGTCGCGCTATCTGCCGTTGGTATTTTCGTTACCTTTTATTTATATGACGGTTTTGGCGCACTACTTTCACAGCGCGAACATGTCATCCCAACCAGTCAAAGTGGCCTCAATTACTTGGTGTTTGCGCAAGCCATTTTGGGGATTCTAATGATTTTGGTTTCTCCTCAGCAATTCCACTTAATGGTCATAGAAAACCATAGTGAAAATGAACTCAAAAAAGCGCGCTGGCAATATCCACTTTACTTAATTGCCATGAATATTTTTGTACTACCGATTGCAATCGCTGGTCTATTAACCTTTGTTGGCGGTAGTGTCGATGCCGATACCTTTGTATTAAGTTTGCCCCTGTTTTACCAACAAGCATGGCTAGCGGTGATCGTGTTTATCGGTGGATTAGCAGCTGCCACGTCGATGGTAATCGTAGCCACTATTGTATTAAGTTCGATGTTAACCACAGAGGTAATTACGCCTGCACTTCTTAAAATCAATTCTAGTGCCGGCAACAAAACCGATCACTATTCCACCTTCTTACTTTATCTACGTCGAATTACAATTGCCGTAATCTTGTTACTCGCCTTTATTTTTGAATTGCTTATCGGGCAGAAGAGTCACCTCGCGGCAATCGGCTTGTTATCCTTCGTGTTACTCGCCCAATTTGCTCCTGCCGTGCTTGCCGCCTTGTTTTGGCGTAAAGCGACAACAAAGGGTGCATATACTGGCATTATTGTTGGCAGTGTGGTTTGGTTTTATACGCTATTACTACCCGCGATTATGCCCAGCTTACCTTGGTTAGAAACAGGGCCTTTCAACATCGCTTGGTTAAAACCTACGGAGCTTTTTGGTACCGCCACATTAGATATAACAAGCCACGGGTTGTTTTGGAGTTTAGCTGCTAATTTAAGCTGTTTTCTGATTATTTCTGCTTTTACACAGCGAAGTATTGGCGAGAAGTTACAGGCACAAGTGTTTATCGATAAAGAGGCGCATACGCAAACCGCACATCTTTCTATTGCAGATTTATATAAGTTACTTTATCGCTTTACCAACAAGCAAACCGCTGAACAGTTTTTATTAGTTAGTAATAGCCACGAAAAAGACAAAACAGTGGCTAATGAACAACAGCTTATCATGTGCGAAAACTTACTCTCCGGTGTACTAGGCTCGGCATCAACGCGCATGGTAATTAATGCAGCTAGTGCCCGACAGCAAGTACAACTTGAAGATGTCGCTAGTATTGTTGACGAGGCATCACAAGTACTTCAGTTTAACCGCGAATTATTGCAGGCCGGTGTAGAGAACATTGAGCAAGGGATCAGTGTAGTAGACGCGGATATGAACCTTGTTGCTTGGAACAAACGCTATATAGAACTACTTGAATACCCTGGGGAATTAGTTCAAGCCGGCGTACCCATAGCCAAGTTACTCGCCTATAACGTGGAGCGCGGTATTATTCAAGGCGACAATACCCAAGCGTTAATTGATAAACGAATTGCCCACATGCAGTCAGGCCATAGTCATCATTTACAACGTAAACTGCCCAATGGCTTAGTAATTGAAATTCGAGGACAAGCAATGCCAGGAGGCGGCTTTGTATCAACATTTACCGATATCACCGCGCATATTGAAGCCGAACAAGCATTGCAATTAGCCAATGAAAACCTAGAAAAACGGGTGCAACTGCGCACACAAGAGCTACAAACGGCTAAAGCACAAGCAGAAGCAGCTAATAAAAGTAAAACGCGATTTTTAGCCGCAGCAAGTCATGACCTGATGCAGCCCTTTAACGCATTGGCGCTATTTACAGATATGCTTAAACAAAAGGCGACCGATAAGTCGTTGAGTCAACTGGCGGATAACATAGAAAACTCTCTCCATGTTGTTGAAGATTTACTCTCTGACTTAGTAGAAATTTCTAGGCTCGATAGCAACAGCGATAAAATTAAAACCCACGCCTTTGCACTTGCCGATATCCTGCAACCGCTCACTAAAGAATTTGAAGCGTTATCTACCAAGTACAACGTCAGTTTTAACTCGGTTAACAGTAGTAAGTGGACAGACACCGACCCTCGTTTGCTACGACGTGTAATTCAAAACTTTTTGTCGAACGCATTTCATTATTGCGAGCAAGGTAAAGTGGTACTTGGTGTTAGGCATCAAGCGGACAAACTTTGCATCGAGGTATGGGATAATGGTCCCGGCATTGCTGACGACAAAATCAATGCAATCTTTAAGGAATTTGAACGCTTAGAGCACACGCGTGAAATTCCAGGTTTAGGGCTTGGATTAGCAATATCTGAGCGTATCGCCAAACTGTTAAAACTAAAAATAAATGTACGTTCTACTGTGGGTCAGGGTACCTGTTTTAGTATTTCAGTACCCATGATACAACCGGTGAAACAGCCTATCCAACAAGCTGAAAAATTAGATGCGGATAAGTCAGCAGAGCTTTCCAGTAAACATATTCTATTAATCGACAACGATGAGCTTATGCTAACGGCATTGTCGCAACAGTTACGTGATTGGGGATGCGAAGTAGTAGCAATCAAAACACGTGAAGCTGCGCTAACATACGCACAAACTGCAACCCAACAACCCGATTTAATTATTGGTGACTATCATTTGGATAATGACGACAATGGCGTAGATTTAGTCTCAGAATTGCTCGCCACCTACCAGTGGCTTAGCCCATGTGTAATATGCTCGGCAGATCCTTCTGAAGCTGTCAGAAGCCACACTAGTGGCGCGCAATTTCAGTTTGCTCGCAAGCCATTAAAAGCGATTGCGTTAAAACGCATCCTTAAGCAATTGGCGCGCTAA
- a CDS encoding DUF3630 family protein, whose translation MQEFGQPQITYDQGIVSYTFNEDWQQEDIAQLASTILGKLDGFNQLEHIAGADREDFRLKQGDIVFKLSFDMYSQSIWLEGEDQAAREYLATLFNKG comes from the coding sequence ATGCAAGAATTTGGACAACCACAAATCACCTACGACCAAGGCATTGTTAGCTATACCTTCAATGAAGATTGGCAACAAGAAGATATCGCCCAACTCGCTAGCACGATACTAGGCAAATTAGACGGATTTAATCAGCTCGAACATATCGCTGGCGCTGACAGAGAAGATTTCAGACTAAAGCAAGGTGACATTGTGTTTAAATTAAGTTTTGACATGTACAGTCAATCGATTTGGCTTGAAGGTGAAGACCAAGCAGCGCGCGAATATCTAGCGACACTTTTCAACAAGGGTTAA
- a CDS encoding extracellular catalytic domain type 1 short-chain-length polyhydroxyalkanoate depolymerase, with amino-acid sequence MRIKQQFIAVISLICAMQVSAQSFNDFGDNPGELTSNLIVNSNKAPLVVLLHGCAQDAVAFAEQSGFTELAKQHQFNLLLPQQSDKNNVKRCFNWFSQADINKDQGETLSLKNVILSAKQHTESEQVYIVGLSAGGAMADVLLSHYPSMFSAGAIIAGVPFGCANDLIKAIACMRTGPNDPQGVIQADATYQGSYPNIIVWTGTKDAIVAAVNADVIAKRWAHLHKVKTSTSDAQGDMKMTFWPTADKATVTLIKVAEKGHGIFVNPDEKMGGTSGPFFIENSLSTAQDIVSRWQLDLKK; translated from the coding sequence ATGCGAATAAAACAACAATTCATTGCAGTTATCTCCCTTATCTGTGCAATGCAGGTATCGGCGCAATCCTTTAATGATTTTGGTGATAACCCTGGTGAACTTACCAGCAACTTGATCGTTAACAGTAATAAGGCCCCGTTGGTGGTCTTGCTTCATGGCTGTGCTCAAGATGCAGTGGCGTTTGCTGAACAATCGGGATTCACAGAGCTAGCAAAACAGCATCAGTTTAACTTATTGCTACCGCAGCAAAGCGACAAAAACAATGTAAAACGCTGTTTTAATTGGTTCTCTCAAGCGGATATAAACAAAGATCAAGGCGAGACCTTATCGCTGAAAAACGTTATTCTATCGGCGAAACAACATACAGAAAGTGAACAAGTGTACATTGTCGGTCTTTCGGCTGGTGGTGCAATGGCAGATGTCTTGTTATCTCATTATCCTTCTATGTTTTCTGCAGGGGCAATTATAGCAGGCGTACCTTTTGGCTGTGCTAATGATTTAATCAAAGCGATTGCTTGCATGAGAACAGGTCCAAATGATCCACAAGGTGTTATTCAAGCCGATGCAACATATCAAGGTTCCTACCCAAACATTATTGTGTGGACGGGCACCAAGGACGCCATAGTAGCAGCGGTTAATGCCGATGTTATTGCAAAACGCTGGGCGCACTTACACAAAGTGAAAACGTCAACGAGTGATGCGCAAGGTGATATGAAAATGACCTTTTGGCCAACCGCGGATAAAGCGACAGTCACCTTGATAAAAGTTGCCGAAAAGGGGCATGGCATTTTCGTCAATCCTGATGAAAAAATGGGTGGTACTTCAGGACCATTTTTTATCGAAAATTCGCTTTCTACAGCTCAAGATATTGTCAGCAGATGGCAGCTGGATTTGAAAAAATAA
- a CDS encoding TonB-dependent receptor, with product MRQQRMKRTLLAIAVSSAFSGFAIAEEEQAQQQEESSGLEVIEVTARKTAENLQSVPVSVTSVGAQQMEQNGIAVLTEIQQFSPNTTLQASRGTNSTLTAFMRGVGQEDPLWGYEPGVGIYIDDVYVARPQGAVLDILDVERVEVLRGPQGTLYGKNTIGGAIKYVTKKMSGDFELDLDATVGDYARRDFKVATQIPVIDDKLYIGAAVAKLNRDGFGEYLKSDLDGQDLENYNKDVLAYRLTIEATPTDSMFFRLNYDKTEDDSNSKGGYRLLPSILTEAPVPDSVYDSYTSLPTWNKVETEGISFTAEFYLSENWTLKSVTASRESYSPTNIDFDNTDLRIFDVPAVYDDEQVSQELQLNYDGEDLSFVSGVYYFDSESCGQFEAILEVLGNALGAPGLTREVSGCNNGTSTAVYAQGSYNFTEQLSVTLGARYTNEEKEANVNNGLLFETVYPYSGWIPGYVRPGDGGPLTPEVLNDSEDWSRFTPRVGVEYQATDDMMFYASYSQGFKSGTFNPRASTAEPAADPEIVDSFEIGVKSEWFDALRLNATVFYLDHQDRQYVTVLPGEDSTDLNQRLGNIGNSTASGLELEAQWAVTDSFNLFATVGLIDSSFEEVTSFDPDTGLPIDITDQFTITYTPETTANIGFSYDIYTGIGDFVINGNYYYRSEYDLTTTGNLLTQEGYGLANLGLNWYSPEGSWTAGLHLKNLTDEEYLVGNYAFVTPQDDGSFAPGLGGDTTLIGYYGDPRTIALTVGYSF from the coding sequence ATGAGACAGCAACGTATGAAGCGCACTTTGCTAGCAATAGCAGTTTCTTCAGCATTTAGCGGTTTTGCAATTGCAGAGGAAGAACAAGCGCAACAACAAGAAGAATCTTCAGGTTTAGAAGTGATTGAAGTAACGGCGCGTAAAACCGCTGAGAACTTACAATCAGTACCTGTATCAGTAACATCAGTTGGCGCTCAGCAAATGGAGCAAAACGGTATTGCTGTATTAACTGAGATTCAACAGTTTTCTCCAAATACAACGCTTCAAGCTAGCCGTGGTACAAACTCAACGCTAACAGCATTCATGCGTGGTGTTGGTCAAGAAGATCCGCTATGGGGTTATGAGCCAGGCGTTGGTATTTACATTGATGATGTATATGTTGCTCGCCCACAAGGTGCAGTACTAGACATTTTAGATGTTGAGCGAGTGGAAGTACTTCGTGGCCCACAAGGTACACTATATGGTAAGAATACCATTGGTGGTGCTATCAAGTATGTTACCAAGAAGATGTCAGGTGACTTTGAACTTGATTTAGATGCAACAGTTGGTGATTACGCACGTCGTGACTTCAAAGTAGCAACACAAATTCCTGTTATCGATGACAAACTTTATATTGGTGCTGCTGTTGCGAAATTAAATCGTGATGGTTTTGGTGAATATTTAAAATCTGATCTAGATGGTCAGGATTTAGAAAACTATAACAAAGACGTGCTAGCGTATCGTTTAACGATTGAAGCGACGCCAACAGATAGCATGTTCTTCCGTTTGAATTACGATAAGACGGAAGATGATTCAAATTCAAAAGGTGGTTACCGTTTACTTCCTTCAATCCTAACGGAAGCGCCTGTACCAGATAGCGTTTATGACTCTTACACGAGTTTACCTACTTGGAACAAAGTAGAAACAGAAGGTATTAGTTTTACGGCTGAATTCTACTTGTCGGAAAACTGGACATTAAAATCAGTAACAGCATCGCGTGAAAGCTATTCACCGACAAATATCGATTTTGATAACACAGACTTACGTATCTTCGACGTTCCAGCGGTTTATGACGATGAACAGGTGAGCCAAGAATTACAGCTTAACTACGATGGTGAAGACTTATCTTTTGTATCAGGTGTTTACTATTTTGATTCAGAGTCTTGTGGTCAATTCGAAGCAATTCTAGAAGTATTAGGTAATGCACTCGGTGCACCTGGCCTAACACGTGAAGTTAGTGGTTGTAACAACGGTACAAGTACTGCGGTATATGCACAAGGTTCATACAACTTCACTGAACAGCTTTCTGTTACATTAGGTGCTCGTTACACTAATGAAGAAAAAGAAGCGAATGTAAACAACGGTTTGCTATTTGAAACGGTTTATCCATATAGCGGCTGGATTCCAGGCTATGTTCGTCCAGGAGACGGCGGTCCATTAACACCAGAAGTATTAAATGACTCTGAAGATTGGTCTCGTTTCACACCACGTGTTGGCGTTGAATACCAAGCAACGGACGACATGATGTTCTATGCAAGTTATTCACAAGGTTTCAAATCAGGTACCTTTAACCCGCGTGCTTCTACAGCAGAGCCGGCAGCGGATCCAGAAATCGTAGATTCATTTGAAATTGGTGTTAAGAGTGAATGGTTTGACGCACTTCGCTTGAATGCGACTGTGTTCTATCTTGACCACCAAGACCGTCAATACGTAACCGTATTGCCGGGTGAAGATTCAACAGATCTTAACCAACGTTTAGGTAACATCGGTAACTCAACAGCATCAGGTTTAGAACTTGAAGCGCAATGGGCGGTAACGGACAGCTTTAACCTATTTGCGACAGTGGGCTTAATTGACTCGTCGTTTGAAGAAGTAACGTCATTTGACCCTGATACGGGCTTGCCAATTGATATTACTGATCAATTTACTATTACTTACACACCAGAAACGACGGCTAACATTGGCTTTAGTTATGATATCTACACAGGTATTGGTGATTTCGTTATCAACGGTAACTACTACTACCGTAGTGAGTATGACCTAACAACCACGGGTAACTTGTTAACGCAAGAAGGTTACGGCTTAGCTAACTTAGGTCTTAACTGGTACAGCCCAGAAGGTAGTTGGACTGCAGGTCTTCACTTGAAGAACTTAACGGATGAAGAATACTTAGTGGGTAACTACGCGTTCGTAACACCTCAAGATGACGGTAGCTTTGCACCTGGTCTAGGCGGTGATACAACGTTAATCGGTTACTACGGTGACCCAAGAACTATCGCACTTACTGTAGGTTATAGTTTCTAA
- a CDS encoding DUF523 domain-containing protein, whose translation MEKILISACFLGEKVRYNGEIKTAPNSIIASWHEQGRLVSVCPEVSGGLPVPRAAAEQQATGLVITQAGVDVTDAFTRGANIALSLCETHNIRYALLKESSPSCGSNTIYDGSFSHRKIPGQGVTAALLSAHGIKVFSEENIDQLITILTA comes from the coding sequence ATGGAAAAAATACTGATTAGTGCCTGTTTTCTTGGCGAAAAAGTCCGCTATAACGGTGAAATTAAAACAGCGCCAAATAGCATCATTGCCAGCTGGCACGAGCAAGGTAGGCTAGTTAGTGTATGTCCTGAAGTAAGCGGTGGATTACCTGTGCCAAGAGCAGCAGCGGAGCAGCAGGCAACTGGGCTAGTTATCACGCAAGCCGGTGTCGACGTAACCGACGCCTTTACCCGCGGTGCGAACATCGCCTTATCGCTTTGTGAAACACATAACATTCGTTATGCCCTGTTAAAAGAATCGAGTCCATCTTGTGGTAGTAACACCATCTATGATGGTAGCTTTAGCCATCGAAAAATACCTGGACAAGGTGTAACGGCAGCCCTGTTAAGCGCGCACGGCATAAAAGTGTTTTCAGAAGAGAATATTGACCAGCTAATTACTATATTAACTGCTTAA
- a CDS encoding response regulator transcription factor, translating to MSTTKVAIADDHPLFRAALKHAVVECVTKEDILEADNFQDLLTIVESTPALEMIFLDLHMPGNDGFTGLTQLQNHYPDIVVIMVSSDDNPEIMQKAINYGASAFIPKAADLETISSAINTVLDGDVWLPSGIDAANDDSAKEHKKLAKQLAQLTPQQYTVLARIADGQLNKQIAYDLDIKETTVKKHVSAILLKLEVLNRTQAGLVYQQLMLTPSA from the coding sequence ATGAGTACCACAAAAGTAGCGATAGCTGATGATCACCCGCTTTTTCGCGCCGCATTAAAACACGCTGTTGTAGAGTGTGTGACCAAAGAAGACATTCTCGAAGCAGATAACTTTCAAGATTTATTAACTATCGTTGAAAGTACGCCAGCGCTAGAAATGATATTTCTCGATTTGCATATGCCCGGCAATGATGGCTTTACCGGCCTCACTCAGCTGCAAAATCATTATCCTGATATTGTGGTGATCATGGTGTCGTCAGACGATAACCCAGAGATTATGCAAAAAGCGATTAACTATGGTGCTAGTGCTTTTATCCCAAAAGCTGCAGATTTGGAAACCATTTCGAGTGCAATTAATACCGTACTTGATGGTGATGTTTGGTTGCCTTCAGGTATTGATGCTGCCAATGATGACAGTGCCAAAGAGCATAAAAAATTAGCGAAGCAACTTGCACAATTAACACCTCAGCAATACACCGTGCTCGCGAGAATTGCAGATGGCCAATTAAATAAACAAATCGCATACGATTTGGATATAAAAGAAACCACTGTCAAAAAGCATGTGTCTGCTATTTTACTTAAGCTTGAAGTGTTAAATCGCACGCAAGCAGGACTTGTTTATCAGCAATTAATGTTAACTCCATCGGCCTAA
- a CDS encoding GGDEF domain-containing protein: MKYHDSASEAEKKLRQSLAQLKTWSLPPNPINYSVCYEYVSLHNADLIAAINQHIDAKKTIDSFFIEEVYREHLLGHNKVKHALLSDLDDLLRSVQETSVTTSKTIDGFVNKIDGNLAKLDSDDINDVIEAVAQLKQSTRAIKTEQLKLRQHLLKSRREANSLREDISKAKQEALLDPLTKFYNRKALVNQIDHWQGKNPNLSLAAIVVNIDDFAQFSQRFGPLISDVLLAKVAQKISTYVDDSGVPIRSGGDEFLILLPEVEKTVADVIAQKISLGVSKLKFVSSKSGLSLPRVNVSVGVSQYSVRESAEYMIKTSRAILQSNHLGGGSYALSS; this comes from the coding sequence ATGAAATATCACGATTCGGCTTCAGAAGCCGAAAAAAAGCTACGTCAATCGCTTGCTCAACTCAAGACGTGGTCTTTACCGCCTAACCCAATAAATTATTCTGTGTGCTATGAATATGTTTCATTGCACAATGCCGACCTTATCGCCGCAATAAACCAACATATCGATGCCAAGAAAACTATCGACAGCTTTTTCATTGAAGAAGTGTATCGTGAGCATCTACTTGGTCATAATAAAGTAAAACATGCCTTATTAAGTGACTTAGACGACCTGCTGCGCAGTGTGCAAGAAACGTCGGTCACCACCAGTAAAACTATCGATGGTTTTGTCAATAAGATCGATGGCAATCTAGCGAAGCTTGATTCTGATGACATCAACGATGTTATTGAGGCGGTAGCGCAGTTAAAGCAATCCACCCGTGCGATTAAAACAGAACAATTAAAACTACGTCAGCACTTGTTAAAGTCCCGTAGAGAAGCAAATAGCTTGAGAGAAGATATTTCTAAAGCAAAACAAGAAGCTTTACTTGATCCGCTCACCAAATTTTACAATCGTAAAGCGCTAGTGAACCAAATTGATCATTGGCAAGGGAAAAATCCAAACCTATCGTTAGCGGCTATTGTCGTTAATATCGACGACTTTGCGCAATTTTCGCAGCGGTTTGGCCCGCTAATTAGTGATGTGTTGTTGGCTAAAGTAGCACAGAAAATCAGTACTTATGTTGATGACAGTGGCGTGCCTATTCGTTCAGGTGGTGATGAATTTTTGATTTTATTACCTGAAGTTGAAAAAACTGTTGCCGACGTTATTGCTCAAAAAATTAGTTTAGGCGTATCTAAACTCAAGTTTGTCAGCAGTAAGTCTGGCTTGAGTTTACCCCGCGTTAATGTGTCCGTTGGTGTTAGTCAATATTCAGTACGTGAAAGTGCTGAGTATATGATAAAAACCTCGCGCGCTATTTTACAGAGCAATCACCTTGGTGGTGGTAGCTACGCGTTAAGCAGTTAA